From the genome of Spinacia oleracea cultivar Varoflay chromosome 2, BTI_SOV_V1, whole genome shotgun sequence, one region includes:
- the LOC110781132 gene encoding uncharacterized protein, which translates to MNISTWNVRGLNDPIKVVEIKKFLASNNISVVALLETKVQEKNSCKIQKKIGVGWQWIMNYEHSPRGRIWIGWKHALVSVQLIQKTEFCVHCHVATKNGLFDALFSAVYGLHSVDTRRPMWREITTFSSTVNCPWLVMGDFNAVLLAVDRVNGNAVTEGETKDFDSCMDAAGLAELKSCGSYYSWSNKGQGNLRICSRIDRAIANALWHSKFVDAVVDYLPPGISDHSPLIMSCNIHMGGGSRPFKFFNYMADHVLFLDVVKKGWDVSCPRGGAMFKVWTKLKAVKQGLKELHHKDFAKLDERIEGLRADLGQIQIQLASCPTDSNESAYRQKARIQWLQVGDSNSKFFFSAMKERIARNSIDILYDDSGKKLSTTQEIQEEVSSFYKKLIGTTASSLMGVDVGVVRKGC; encoded by the exons ATGAATATCAGTACCTGGAATGTGAGGGGATTGAATGATCCCATTAAAGTAGTTGAAATAAAGAAGTTTTTAGCTAGTAATAACATTAGTGTTGTAGCTTTGTTAGAAACTAAAGTTCAGGAGAAGAATAGTTGTAAAATCCAGAAGAAAATAGGGGTTGGGTGGCAGTGGATTATGAATTATGAGCACTCTCCTAGGGGAAGGATATGGATTGGTTGGAAGCATGCATTGGTGTCAGTTCAGCTTATCCAAAAAACTGAATTTTGTGTTCACTGTCATGTTGCTACTAAGAATGGCTTGTTTGATGCTTTATTTTCAGCTGTGTATGGTTTGCACTCTGTTGATACTAGAAGACCAATGTGGAGAGAGATCACTACTTTCAGTAGTACTGTTAATTGTCCTTGGCTTGTCATGGGGGATTTCAATGCAGTTTTATTAGCTGTTGATAGAGTAAATGGCAATGCAGTTACAGAAGGGGAAACTAAGGATTTTGATAGCTGTATGGATGCTGCAGGGTTGGCTGAGCTTAAGAGTTGTGGGAGTTACTATTCTTGGAGCAATAAGGGGCAAGGTAACTTGAGAATCTGTTCCAGAATAGATAGGGCCATTGCTAATGCTTTGTGGCATTCTAAGTTTGTTGATGCTGTGGTGGATTATTTGCCTCCAGGAATATCTGATCACTCACCTCTGATTATGTCTTGCAATATTCATATGGGAGGGGGGAGTAGaccctttaaattttttaactATATGGCTGATCATGTTCTGTTCCTTGATGTAGTTAAAAAGGGATGGGATGTGTCCTGTCCAAGGGGTGGAGCCATGTTCAAGGTGTGGACTAAGCTGAAAGCAGTAAAGCAAGGATTGAAGGAGTTACATCATAAAGATTTTGCTAAGCTTGATGAGAGAATTGAGGGGTTAAGGGCTGATTTGGGTCAAATTCAGATCCAGTTAGCTTCTTGCCCTACTGATAGTAAT GAGAGTGCATATAGACAGAAAGCAAGAATTCAGTGGTTGCAAGTAGGAGATTCTAACTCTAAATTCTTTTTCAGTGCAATGAAGGAGAGGATAGCTAGGAATAGCATTGATATTTTGTATGATGATTCTGGGAAGAAGCTTAGCACTACTCAGGAAATTCAGGAAGAAGTTAGCTCTTTCTATAAGAAGTTGATTGGTACTACAGCTAGCTCATTGATGGGTGTGGATGTTGGAGTGGTTAGGAaagggtgttag